In the genome of Blastocatellia bacterium, the window GACGGCTTCCGAACGCCGGAAGATCGTAACCACATCCACGCGCTCGGGCACATCCGAGAGTCGAGCATAGGCGCGTTCACCGAGCACCTTCACTTCGTTCGGATTGACGGGGATGATCCGATATCCCTCCGATTGGAGATACTGGGCGACGCCGTAGCTTGGTCGCGTCGGTTTGGAAGAGAGGCCAACGATTGCGATCGTGCGCGCTTGCTGAAGGATTCGCCGAATGGCCTCCGGATCATTCGCCCGCATATCCCCTCCAGTCGTGTGCCGTATATGAGTAGCATAGAACGAAGCGCCGCGCAAAGCCAAAGAACGAAAATGGCGGAAGAAGGCGGATCGCCGCGCATTTCCGCTGCGGAAGGACGCGGAAGGCGCGTTCGCTCAAACATCGGCAGAAACAAAGGATGCGCGCGGCGACGGTTCGCGCCTCTCTGCTTGACCCGCTCCGGAAGTGGGCCTACACTTAGCGCGAAGACTGGGCGATGGGAGAAAAGCGATGAACAGGTTCCTCTTGGTGCTTCTGTTGAGTTCCTCAGCTTTCGGCGCCGGCCAGATGAGCGCAGGACGCCTCTCGGGCGTGGTCACCGATTCGCGAGGAGCGGTCATCCCCGGCGCTACGGTCATCGCTGTGCGAGCTAACGCCGAACCAATCCTGACCTCCACTAACGAAGCCGGGCGATACACGTTCACCAGCTTGATTCCCGGTCGCTATACGCTCACAGTGGAAATGCGGGGATTCAAACGCGCGACCGTGAGCGATATTCTCATCGAGGTCGGCAGCGCGGTCGTACGCGATGTCGTGCTCGAACCGGGCGAGCTCACCGAAGAGATCACGGTCACGGCGGAGAGCCAACCCGTCGTGGAGATAGGCAAAGGGCCCTCACTGGGCGACGTCGTAGATGCACGCCGATTGCTCGATCTTCCATTGAACGGACGGAACCCGCTCGATCTCATCCAATTGCAAGCCGGAGTCGTCGGCAGCAATGTCTCCGGAACACGCACCACTTCGAACAACATTCGCGTAGATGGGATTCAAGCGCAAGACAATTTCATCCAGGAGCCGATCAATGTTTCTATGATCCCGCTCTCGGTGGATGACGTCGCTGAGTTTCGCGTGACAATATCGCCGGTGGATGTGGAGTACGGGCGCGGAGCCGGAGCGCAGGTGGATGTCATCACCCCTTCGGGGACGAACGAGCTTCACGGCAGTCTCTTCGAGTTTCATCGCAATACAGTGCTGAATGCCAACAGTTTCTTCAATAACGCCATTCCACGTCGTGCTGATGGTTCCGAGGTCGCCCCGCGCGATGTCCTGTTGCGCCATCAGTTCGGCTTTCGTGTGAGCGGACCGATTCGCAAAAACCGCACGTTCTTCTTCGGCGCCTACGAAGGGCTGCGGGAGAGCACGGGGCAGACCGTGACGCGCGTGGTCCTGACCGAGCCAGCGCGACGCGGCCTCTTTCGATATTTCCCGAACGTTCCCAACGGACATGCAGCGAGTGCGAATCCGACGGTGGATTTTCAAGGGAATCCTCGACCGCCAGCTGGAATGACGCTCGCCGACCTGCGTGCGCTCGATCTCTTCTCATTGGACGTGCGCCGCGCGCAGCCGGATCAAACGGGATTGATCCGACGGTTGTTGGAGGCGATTCCCCTGCCGAACGACTTCACTGTCGGCGATGGGTTGAATACGGCGGGCTATACCTTCTTCGCACCGATTCGTACGGTCTCGGATCAGTTCACCCTTCGCATTGATCATGTGTTCACGGATCGGCATCGTTTGTATGGCGTCTATCGCTTCCAAGATTTCGCTATTCGTGGCGTGATCGCGCCGGGCGAAGGGTTGCAAACCTTCCCGGGATTGGGCGTGGGAGGGCAGACATTCCGCGCACAGAGCTTCTCGGGCACGCTCATTTCAGCCTTCACGCCGACCTTCATCAACGAATTCCGCGCGGGATTTCAACGCACGCCGATTCGCTTCGTGCCGCCCGAAGAAGGAGGATTGGCGGCCTTGGGCGCACGCTTGCCTCGATTACAAGGTGTGCCTGTGTCTCTGGTATTCGGAGCCTTCAGCAATCCGATCAACAATTTCGAGCAGCAGCAACGCGTCACTCCGGTCTATCAGTATACCGACACGGTGACGTGGATTCGCGGTAACCATGAGTTCCGCGGCGGCATCGAAGTACGGTTCATCCAGGCGAATTCGCGGGATACGGCAGGCGTGCGTCCCGTCGTGAGCTTGGGGGAAGCGCCAGCCAGTCAAGTGCCGCTGCCCCGCGAGGTGAATCCGAATAATGCCGCTTTGGCGCGCGCCATTCTATATGACCTCACCGGTTCGATCGCGCGCGTCGAGCAACAATATCGCACACCGGATGGGCGCACGCTCCTTCCGTTCCAAGCCGAGCACTTCGGCTTCCGCCATCGGCAGGTGAATCTCTTCTTCGGCGATTCGTGGCGGCTGCGGCGCACGCTGACCCTCATCTACGGGGTGCGGTACGAATATAACACCGTGCCATTTGAGGTGAACGGCTTGCTGGTGCAACCGACGCTTGGACCTGGGCACACGCGCTTCGCGGCGGCGCTCGGCATCTCCCATCGCACGGGCACGTGGGTCGATCTCTTTCAGCCCTCAGCGCCGGTGACCGACCCTCGCGCCATCGGCCCCGTCGGATTCGAGCTGGTGGGGCCAGGGCGGCCAAATCCGCTCTTTGGCGATGATCGGAATAATGTGGCTCCGGCATTCGGCTTAGCATGGAGTCCGCGCACGCGGCTGTGGGGCTTGCGCCATTTGCTCGGGCGCGAGACGCAGAGCGTACTGCGCGGGGGATATTACATCGGATACGAGGCCTTTCCGCTCGTCCTCTTCGCTCAATTCAGCCGTTTCAATCCTGGGATTTCGACCTCGGCCTTTCTCGTCCCAGCGGCGACGGCCGAAGCCGTGAGCCGATTGGACAATCCAATAGGCCTCACCTTGCCCGTGCCTTTGAGCGATACCCGCGCGCTGCGGCCGCCGGATTTTCAGCGACGCGATAGCGGGTTCTTCATAGATGAGAACATGCGCTCCCCCTACGTCCAGACGTGGAACCTCTCCTGGCAGCGCGAGCTGGACCGCGATACGGTCTTAGAGTTGCGCTACGTCGGCACCAAGGGGACTAAGCTCGTGCGCACGGCCAATCTCAACGAGATTAACATCATCGAGAACGGCCTGCGCGATGACTTCACTCTCTTGCGCGAGGAGCTGCTGCGCAGTGGCGATCCCATGGGATTCACCCCCTTGCGGTTTCCAAACCCCGCGGGCCCGTTGGCGCGCATCTTTCGCACGCCGGGCCGATTCCTCAACATCTTCGGCGCGCGCAATGATCTGCTGTTGGGAAATTACGTCCTCATCGCCTTCAACATTGATCGCCAGGTTTTTCAAGGCGCGCAAGGTGGATGGCTTGCGCTCGCCGGCCTTCCAGTGAACTTCATCAGCGCCAATCCGCAATTCGCCAGTGTCCTTTACATGTCGAATTTCTCTAACTCGACCTATCACGCGGCACAAATCGAGGTGCGCCGTCGCTTCGCGCGCGGGTTGCAGTTTCAGGCGAACTATACTTTCAGCCGTGCGCTTGGTGATGGGACCGATGACGGCACGGATCAATTCGCTTTCTCCTCGAATTTCCGAACGAATCGGAATCGGCGAATCGAGAAGCGGCGCTTGGTTTTCGATCGGGAGCATGTGCTCAAGGTTAATGCCATTTACGAGCTGCCGGTCGGACCTGGGCGCAAGTTCCTCGCGCGTCCAAGGGGATGGTTCGGCAAGCTGCTCGAAGGATGGCAAGTAGCGGGCATATTCCTCGTCTATTCCGGTGCGCCGCGTACGTTCAGTGCCGGTCGTTTCACGCTCTTTGGCGCTGGCGGGCTCAACGTCGTGCCCCCCAACCCGGCTCCCGGATTCGAGGTGCGTGGCTTCTCGGGGACAGTCACGCGCTTGCCCGATGGGGTCACATTCTTGCCTGGGGTGACCAATCCCTTCCAGGATCCCTTCGGGTTCAATCGCATGGTCTTGGACAAGACAGGTCGGATCATACTCCTCACTCCTGAGCCTGGAACGGCAGGCACACTCGGTGCCGGGACGTTCACCGATCCCGGCCAAGTTTATTTCGATGGCAGCCTCCTCAAACGCACGCGCGTGGCCGAACGTTGGAGCGTGGAGTTTCGAGCCGAGTTCTTCAATCTCTTCAACAACGTTAACTTCAGCGGCCCCAATCTCAACATCCAATCGCCGAGCTTCGGGCGCATCAGTGCACAAGCCAATTCGCCTCGCGTCATTCAATTCGCCCTCCGCGTGAGTTTTTGAGTGCGGCGGCGCGCGAGGTGAGGGAGGTGGGTGTCTCGTGCGCTGGCTCTGTACGAATAACGGGGGGATGTGCTACCCTTTCGGCGTGGTGAGAGAATTCGCAAAAAGGGAGCGCGCCGTGAGACGAACGTTTGGGATCGCGATCGCCTTCTTTCTCATTCTTCCCCTCACACCGCGTCGGCCGGAGGAACGCTCGCCGAACGAGCAGACGATCTTGGCCGATTTCGCAGAGGCGCTCACCATCATTGACGAGAATTACGTGGAGAAGATTGATTACGAGAGCGTGGTGAAAGCAGCAATCCTGGGAATGCTGCACACGCTCGACCCGCACTCGAATTTCTATGACAAGCGGGAATTCGCGCGATTCCGGATCGAGCAAATGAGCCAGTACTACGGCATCGGAGCGACTATTGGCGCGCGCAATGGCAAGGTGTATATCCTGGCACCTTTTGAGAACACACCGGCACATCGGGCTGGATTGCGTTACGGGGATCAAATCGTCGCCATTAATGGGGAATCCACGGAGGGATGGCCTTCCGCTCAAGTCTCTGAGCGCTTGCGTGGGCCGCGGGGAACGACGGTCGAAGTGCGCATCCTGCGTGCCGGAGAGCGGGAACCTCGTACGGTTCGCATCGTGCGCGACGCCATTCCGTTACCGAGCATCGTCAATGCGTACGTGATTCGTCCGGGGGTCGGATACATCGCCCTCTCGCGCGGATTCAATACTACGACGGATGAAGAGTTACAAAACGCGCTCGCTGAGTTGCAAGCACAAGGGGCGACTCGTCTCATCCTCGATCTCCGAAGTAATCCTGGAGGTTTTCTGGAGCAGGCTGTGCGCGTCGCTGACCGCTTTCTAGCGGCCGGTCAGTTGATCCTCACGCAGAAGAGTCGGACCGGTCGTCGTCAGGCCGAGCGGCAATACTATGCGCAGAACGGGAATCCGAATCTCATGCCTTTGGTGATCTTGGTGAATCGAGGCACAGCCTCGGCTTCGGAGATCGTGGCGGGAGCGATCCAAGAGCATGATCGTGGACTCATTGTGGGAGAGCCTACGTTCGGCAAGGCATTGGTGCAGACGATCATCCCCCTCCCGTTCGGAACGGGACTGACGTTGAGCACAGCCAAATATCTGCTGCCGAGCGGACGGTTCATTCAGCGCAGTTATCTGGGGCTCTCATATCACAGCTATTATGCTCAACGGCGAGGGGGTGAGACGCCGACTCAGCCTCAGGGACCGGGTTTTCGCACGGATACCGGCCGCGAGGTCTATGGCGGCGGCGGGATCACTCCTGACGTCGTCGTGCCGGCGGTGACGCTCACGCGCGAACAGTCAGCCCTCTTGGGGCCGATCTTCGCTTTCGCACGCGAGCTTGTGGCTGGACTCATTCCCGGGTTGGAGCGGTATCGCGTTTCCGGGATTACGTTTCGTCATATCCTCAAGCCAGGGGAATATCGCATCACTGACGAAGTGATCGAGGCGTTCAAGAAATATCTGCACGAGCACAGGAGCGAATTCCGCTTGAATCCGAAGACGGTGGACGAAAACCGCGAGTTCGTGCGGAACTACATCCGCTATGAAGTCGTCACGGCAGCCTACGGGATCGAGACGGCCGCACAAGTGCTCAACGAGATTGACCTACAGTTGCTCAAGGCCGTCGAGGTCATGCCGAGGGCTGTGGAATTGGCTGAGAGTTACCGGCAGCGGGTAGCGAAATAGTAAGAGACATGATCCGCTGGCTGTCTTCGCGGCGAGGTCTTTCGGTTCTTTGTTCATGACCTCTTCCCTCGCCGAAGTTCACTCTGTCATTGGTGCCTGTCGAACATGGGCAGATCGCCCAGCGTGTGGATCCAATGCCATAATTGCTCGAGGGAGGTCTCCGCAATGCGGGAGGAGTTCTTAGAGCTTTTGCGGACAGATCAAGCGTTTCTGGGTGAGGTGCGCTGATATGTTTTGACAGAGGAGCTATTGACGCTTCCGGTAGAGTTTGAGCGGTTGATAGGGATGGTGAGGGAAGCGGTGATCCTATTGGCGAAGCTCGCAGATGCGCAAGTGCAGTTGGAGGGGCGGGTGGGGCGGTTAGAAGAAGCGATGGCGCGGTTAGCGGAGGCGCAGGCGCGGACGGAGGAGCGCGTGGGACGGTTGGAGGAAGTCGTCGCACAGCTCGTGGAGGCGCAGGCGCGAATGGAAGAGCGAGTCGGAAGGTGAGAGGAAGTGGTAGCTCAGCTGGCTGAAGCCTAGGCACGGACGGAAGCACGCGTCGAGGAGCTCGCCAAGGCGCAAATCTCTATGCAGGAGGCCGTCCGAGCCTTGGCTCAACAGGTCGGGCGATTGAGCGAGGCAGTGGGATTCACATTGGAGGATCTGGCCAGGGAAGTGACGCCGGCGTATTTGGCACAGCATTATGGGATTCAGGTGAGGGAGTTGGAGCGACGATTTTTCACGCTAGACGGGGAAGAGGTGGAAGTTGATTTGTACGGAGAGGGATGGCGGGAAGGAGAACCAGCCGTGGTGATCGGGGAAGTGCGGAGTCAGATTTACGGACGGGATGTGGAGAGGGCTGTGCGGCGGGCGCAGGGGTTGCGACCGCAGGTGGTGGGGACGCCAGTTGTGATCTTGTTCGGGTTTGCCGTCCATCCTTGGAGGTCGCCGGGCGATTGGGGGCCATCGTGATCTCCTCCTCGGGCCGGTGATCGGATTTTAAATTTTAAAAAAGCTGTTGACGAATCGGCGGAAATCGGATAATGTAAAGCTGGCATCTGCAGCCCAAACTCGGGAGGAGGGGGCTATGAATAAAGTGAGAATTGTACTCGGCGGCCTCGTCGCCGGTGTGATCATTAACGCCATCGAGACGGTTGTTCACCGATTCCTCTTCAGGTCTCATCAGGAGCTTGGTCGAGAACCGTTGGCGATGTCCGGGGCCATTCTCATTTGGATCGTCGGGTTGGTTTTCGGCATTATGCTCGCGTGGTTGTATGCGGCGATTCGGCCTCGGTACGGGGCAGGGCCAAAGACGGCGATCCTGGCGGGATTTTATCTCTGGATTGTGGCTGGGCTTTTGGTGTGGATCGGCTTCTCGCCGCTGCTCCAGTGGGGGATGCGGTTGATGATCATCGGGATCGTGACGAATCTCGTCGCTTACATCGTCGCCGCACTGGTCGCCGGATATTTGTATAAAAAAGAGGAGGTGGCGGCCGCGTGATCGGCTGATCTTCTCGCCCTATCCGCCGGGGCGCGGACGTCCAGATCGGTTGCTCATGGACGTGAGGTAAAAAACATGCCTTAAGTTAGCCGCGCCTTATTCTTTGGACAAACCTCGGGCTCCCGTGACAAAATTAGCGGTTGTGGCAAGGGTCTATTCATTTCGAGCATGGCGATACAATCGGGAGAAAGTCGGCGACCTCGCTGCCGTCGTGACGCAGCCGTATGATAAGATCACCCCGGCGATGCAGGAGCGATACTATGAGCGGAGCCCGTATAATTTCGTCCGGTTGATTCTTGGGAAGAAATTCCCCGGGGACACGGAGGCGAATAACGTCTACACGCGAGCGCGCGAGGAGCTGCTTCGGTGGGTGCGCCAAGGAGTGCTCGTCGAGGATCGGGCCCCGGCGATCTACGTATATGTCCAGCGGTATCGCGTTTCGCCGGATGAGCCGGTGAAGATGAGGAAGGGATTTTTAGCGCTTGGACAGCTCGAGGATTTCGGACGAGGGGTCATCTTCCCGCATGAGCGCACGTTACGGGGACCGAAAGAGGATCGCTTGCGGTTACTTCGCACCGTGCGCGCTCACCTGGAGCCGATCTTCGTGCTCTATGATGATCCGGCGTTTGAGGTTCTTGCTGTCTTAGATCAGTACACCGCGGAACCGCCGGAGGTCGCAGTCACAGACGAGTATGGCGTCGAGCACTGGCTGTGGCCGGTATACGCCCCTGGGGCTAGTGAGGCGATCCAGCAACTGATGGCGCCACGACCGTTAGTGATCGCTGACGGTCATCATCGGTATGAGACGGCCTTGATCTATCGCGATGAGCAACGCGCCCACGCGGGGCGAGTGGATGAGCAGCAACCTTACGAGCGCATGCTCATGGCTTTTTTCAACCTGCGAGACGAGGGGCTGACGATCTTGCCGACGCATCGGTTGATCGTCAACTTGGAAGCATTCGATTCGCACAGATTTCTCAGCGTCGTCGCACGCCATTTTGAGGTGGCGAGTTTGCCTTTGGGGGACTTCTCGGCGGAGACGCTTGCTCGCGTGCGAGCACGCCTGGCGGAAGAGGGGAAGCGGCGGATGACCTTCGGCCTGATGTTCGCCGGAAGTGCGGCGTTTTATCTTCTCGGATTTCGACCGACGGCGGAGACGGAGGCGTACTGCGAAGGGATGACTCCGCTTGAGCGGACGCTGGATACGGCTGTGTTACATCGCGTGCTGATCGAGCACGGGCTTGGCATGAGCGAAGAAGCGATTCAGAGCGAACAACACCTTGTTTACGTCCGGGAATTCGAGGAGAGCGCGCGAGCCGTTTGGGAGGGGCGTGCCCAACTCGGCTTCTTCCTGAATCCGACGCGCGTGGAGCAGGTTTATGAGATGGCGCTCTCGGGGCGTCTCATGCCGCAAAAATCCACGGATTTTTATCCAAAGCTTCTCTCTGGGCTCGTCTTCTATCCGCTTGAGAAGCTTCCGTTCACTGAGACGGAGTAGGACGGCTCGCTCGGCGAGCACCTGAAGCGCACGACTTGTTCAGCGATCCAAGGGGACAGGCGTCAGCGGAACGTCCCAATGTGCTTCCAACAACTCGAAGCGTCGCCGCTCTTCGGCTTGGAACCGCTCTTGGTCCGGGAAGAGGCGACGGAGCAATTCCTCGCGTCCCGATTGGTCAATGACGGCGTTCCAGTTTCTGTAGACGATCACAGTCATGAAGTGCCAATCCGCTCGTCCCTCCCCGTGGAACGTCGGTTGATAGGCTTCGACCCGCAAGATGCGCCCTTGCTCTTGCTCGGCTTTGAGGAGCGGCCAATGGTTCTTTTTGAAGAGCCGCAGGAACTCATCGTAATATCCCCACTTGACCTTGTAATAGTAAGCGACGGCATAAGGTTGTTCCGTCGGCTTTTGTGGGGCGGCGTGAGGCGAAGTGAGCATGAGAAGAAAGGAGAAGGCGAGTGTGAGCAGCCATTGGCGAATCGAGGGACGCAGCATGGGACTCCTCCATCAAAAGGTGTATTGGTAGCGCAGGAAGAGACTGCGCCCGGGAGCGTCTAATCCCCAACTGATTCCCCGGTAGTTGCGATCCGTCAAATTCTCCACTTCGGCGATGAGCCGGTGATTTTCGCCGAGGTGGACTCCCAAGCGCACATTGAAGACCACGTAGCCAGGGATCGCGCGAAAGAGAGGCGCGCTTTCGACGCCCGGGCCGAGAACCCGATTTTGAATCTGTGTCAGCGTCTCGCCTGTTGGAATTAGGACGTCGTCCGCTGTGCCTAGGCGACCATCAGGACCGGGGCCGACGAGTCCGC includes:
- a CDS encoding CoA-binding protein, whose product is MRANDPEAIRRILQQARTIAIVGLSSKPTRPSYGVAQYLQSEGYRIIPVNPNEVKVLGERAYARLSDVPERVDVVTIFRRSEAVLPIVEEAIRINAWAVWMQEGVVNEEAARRAREAGLLVVMNRCMLKEHRKLRMSCREDAAFLPYA
- a CDS encoding S41 family peptidase; translated protein: MRRTFGIAIAFFLILPLTPRRPEERSPNEQTILADFAEALTIIDENYVEKIDYESVVKAAILGMLHTLDPHSNFYDKREFARFRIEQMSQYYGIGATIGARNGKVYILAPFENTPAHRAGLRYGDQIVAINGESTEGWPSAQVSERLRGPRGTTVEVRILRAGEREPRTVRIVRDAIPLPSIVNAYVIRPGVGYIALSRGFNTTTDEELQNALAELQAQGATRLILDLRSNPGGFLEQAVRVADRFLAAGQLILTQKSRTGRRQAERQYYAQNGNPNLMPLVILVNRGTASASEIVAGAIQEHDRGLIVGEPTFGKALVQTIIPLPFGTGLTLSTAKYLLPSGRFIQRSYLGLSYHSYYAQRRGGETPTQPQGPGFRTDTGREVYGGGGITPDVVVPAVTLTREQSALLGPIFAFARELVAGLIPGLERYRVSGITFRHILKPGEYRITDEVIEAFKKYLHEHRSEFRLNPKTVDENREFVRNYIRYEVVTAAYGIETAAQVLNEIDLQLLKAVEVMPRAVELAESYRQRVAK
- a CDS encoding DUF1015 domain-containing protein, encoding MARVYSFRAWRYNREKVGDLAAVVTQPYDKITPAMQERYYERSPYNFVRLILGKKFPGDTEANNVYTRAREELLRWVRQGVLVEDRAPAIYVYVQRYRVSPDEPVKMRKGFLALGQLEDFGRGVIFPHERTLRGPKEDRLRLLRTVRAHLEPIFVLYDDPAFEVLAVLDQYTAEPPEVAVTDEYGVEHWLWPVYAPGASEAIQQLMAPRPLVIADGHHRYETALIYRDEQRAHAGRVDEQQPYERMLMAFFNLRDEGLTILPTHRLIVNLEAFDSHRFLSVVARHFEVASLPLGDFSAETLARVRARLAEEGKRRMTFGLMFAGSAAFYLLGFRPTAETEAYCEGMTPLERTLDTAVLHRVLIEHGLGMSEEAIQSEQHLVYVREFEESARAVWEGRAQLGFFLNPTRVEQVYEMALSGRLMPQKSTDFYPKLLSGLVFYPLEKLPFTETE
- a CDS encoding carboxypeptidase-like regulatory domain-containing protein, which codes for MNRFLLVLLLSSSAFGAGQMSAGRLSGVVTDSRGAVIPGATVIAVRANAEPILTSTNEAGRYTFTSLIPGRYTLTVEMRGFKRATVSDILIEVGSAVVRDVVLEPGELTEEITVTAESQPVVEIGKGPSLGDVVDARRLLDLPLNGRNPLDLIQLQAGVVGSNVSGTRTTSNNIRVDGIQAQDNFIQEPINVSMIPLSVDDVAEFRVTISPVDVEYGRGAGAQVDVITPSGTNELHGSLFEFHRNTVLNANSFFNNAIPRRADGSEVAPRDVLLRHQFGFRVSGPIRKNRTFFFGAYEGLRESTGQTVTRVVLTEPARRGLFRYFPNVPNGHAASANPTVDFQGNPRPPAGMTLADLRALDLFSLDVRRAQPDQTGLIRRLLEAIPLPNDFTVGDGLNTAGYTFFAPIRTVSDQFTLRIDHVFTDRHRLYGVYRFQDFAIRGVIAPGEGLQTFPGLGVGGQTFRAQSFSGTLISAFTPTFINEFRAGFQRTPIRFVPPEEGGLAALGARLPRLQGVPVSLVFGAFSNPINNFEQQQRVTPVYQYTDTVTWIRGNHEFRGGIEVRFIQANSRDTAGVRPVVSLGEAPASQVPLPREVNPNNAALARAILYDLTGSIARVEQQYRTPDGRTLLPFQAEHFGFRHRQVNLFFGDSWRLRRTLTLIYGVRYEYNTVPFEVNGLLVQPTLGPGHTRFAAALGISHRTGTWVDLFQPSAPVTDPRAIGPVGFELVGPGRPNPLFGDDRNNVAPAFGLAWSPRTRLWGLRHLLGRETQSVLRGGYYIGYEAFPLVLFAQFSRFNPGISTSAFLVPAATAEAVSRLDNPIGLTLPVPLSDTRALRPPDFQRRDSGFFIDENMRSPYVQTWNLSWQRELDRDTVLELRYVGTKGTKLVRTANLNEINIIENGLRDDFTLLREELLRSGDPMGFTPLRFPNPAGPLARIFRTPGRFLNIFGARNDLLLGNYVLIAFNIDRQVFQGAQGGWLALAGLPVNFISANPQFASVLYMSNFSNSTYHAAQIEVRRRFARGLQFQANYTFSRALGDGTDDGTDQFAFSSNFRTNRNRRIEKRRLVFDREHVLKVNAIYELPVGPGRKFLARPRGWFGKLLEGWQVAGIFLVYSGAPRTFSAGRFTLFGAGGLNVVPPNPAPGFEVRGFSGTVTRLPDGVTFLPGVTNPFQDPFGFNRMVLDKTGRIILLTPEPGTAGTLGAGTFTDPGQVYFDGSLLKRTRVAERWSVEFRAEFFNLFNNVNFSGPNLNIQSPSFGRISAQANSPRVIQFALRVSF